One segment of Cellulosilyticum sp. I15G10I2 DNA contains the following:
- a CDS encoding sensor histidine kinase: MKFWQKAFIGILIIFIVSINISSYLTSKHSFSLNMQRDKNRALGEYHFIRNGILEAMNSNYYREEAEIPPVSMESVMRSYANYYRKQDVFLELNHSNELLFTNIPFSVPYSTGNEELDSNAVKLQILSNSGKRYLYISGRVQGQLQDYTLTYVRDLSELYHTHSQLIRYLITVSVSVEIVLTLVLLLFLRQLTQPIRILQTATRKISSGVYDDRISIPGKDEFHDLAENFNQMASSIQEKITELDKNAQDKQRLVDNLAHELRTPLTAIRGYGEYLQNANASEQNRIKAAAYIISETDRMQNLAFKLLDLALIRNSKPDVQRIIPSELFHQVSLVLAPKLKEKSIKLDIHSSLNELAGDSILLQSLLVNLVDNAVKASAENSSIQLSAYLDTVPILEVKDFGCGMNAEQTALVCEPFYRVDKARSRSSGGIGLGLSLCREIAHLHGAQLKISSCLEKGTSVQIVFTTSLQPAENSVIYNDV; this comes from the coding sequence GTGAAGTTTTGGCAAAAAGCATTTATTGGCATTCTAATCATTTTCATTGTATCCATCAATATCAGCTCATACCTGACTTCTAAACACAGCTTTTCCCTTAATATGCAACGGGATAAGAATCGGGCACTGGGTGAATATCACTTCATCAGGAATGGTATTCTTGAAGCAATGAACAGTAATTACTACCGCGAAGAAGCTGAGATACCGCCCGTCTCTATGGAAAGTGTGATGCGGTCCTATGCTAATTACTATAGAAAACAAGATGTATTCCTAGAACTGAACCACTCCAATGAGCTTCTTTTCACAAATATCCCTTTTTCTGTCCCATACAGCACAGGTAATGAAGAATTAGATTCTAATGCTGTTAAATTACAGATTCTGTCAAATAGCGGAAAAAGATACTTATATATCTCCGGGAGGGTCCAAGGGCAACTCCAAGATTATACCCTTACTTATGTTCGGGATCTATCTGAACTCTATCATACCCACTCACAACTTATTCGCTATCTCATTACGGTCAGTGTCTCAGTTGAGATAGTTCTGACATTGGTATTGCTGCTTTTTTTAAGACAACTCACTCAACCTATAAGAATTCTGCAAACAGCTACTCGTAAAATCTCTAGCGGCGTATACGACGACCGAATCAGCATCCCAGGCAAAGATGAGTTCCATGACTTAGCAGAAAACTTCAATCAGATGGCTTCTAGCATACAAGAAAAGATTACTGAGCTTGATAAAAACGCTCAAGATAAACAGCGCCTCGTGGACAACCTAGCCCATGAGCTGAGGACACCCCTTACAGCGATTCGTGGCTATGGGGAATATTTGCAAAACGCTAATGCAAGTGAGCAAAATCGCATAAAAGCAGCTGCTTATATTATTAGTGAAACTGATAGAATGCAAAACTTGGCATTTAAACTACTCGATTTGGCTCTTATAAGAAATAGTAAACCAGATGTTCAGAGAATAATACCTTCTGAGTTGTTTCATCAGGTAAGCTTAGTATTAGCACCGAAGTTAAAAGAAAAATCTATCAAGCTTGATATTCATTCCTCATTGAATGAATTAGCGGGAGATTCCATCCTTCTTCAATCACTACTAGTAAACCTTGTAGACAATGCAGTGAAAGCATCTGCCGAGAATTCTTCCATACAGCTATCTGCTTATTTGGATACCGTCCCAATCCTTGAAGTAAAGGACTTTGGATGTGGTATGAACGCGGAGCAGACTGCTTTGGTATGCGAACCTTTTTATCGCGTGGACAAAGCACGCTCGCGTAGTTCAGGTGGGATAGGTTTGGGTTTGTCCCTTTGCAGGGAGATTGCTCATCTGCATGGTGCCCAGTTAAAGATCTCCTCTTGTTTAGAAAAAGGAACCAGCGTTCAAATTGTTTTTACAACTTCTTTACAACCTGCTGAAAACTCCGTAATCTATAACGATGTATGA
- the recQ gene encoding DNA helicase RecQ — translation MNALTILQKYYGYRSFRTGQQELIDHILQGTDTIGILPTGGGKSLCYQIPALLLEGITLVISPLISLMKDQVDTLKEYGIQAELINSSLSHTEFREVIQNAKQGAYKLLYIAPERLETDSFIELMELLPVSLVAVDEAHCVSQWGHDFRPSYRRIAKMIQLLPKRPIVAAFTATATEMVKEDIINLLNLKKPFEFIGSFDRPNLYFEVRKPKSKFEDLKTYITESAGQSGIIYCATRKTVDEVCGKLNAAGVPATKYHAGLGEGERSENQEEFLYDRAPIMVATNAFGMGIDKPNVRFVVHYNMPKNMESYYQEAGRAGRDGEEAKCILLFSTQDIMTNRFLIENGGFGIDHSAEYQKLNGMVDYCNTEGCLRSAILTYFGQEAIDGGCDNCGSCNNETEQTDITIEAQKIMSCTKRMNEQFGSTLVTDVLKGANTQKIRDMRFNLLPTYGIMKDYSKETIKEIISFLIAGGYLALVGDQYPILRLTLKSYEVLKGQQKVAIRRILTPEQPVVHAETSIKQDLFNRLRQVRAQIAKEHQVQPFMIFPDTTLKDMCKKYPSNKEKMLQVTGVGEHKLEKYGDLFIEAIVSYMSENNILEQDIESLEQEISKASKQTTKTGSKDSHKQTYTLYKEGMNISEIAKERNLTPMTVENHLLKCFEEGLDLDYGEFIPAPYEEQIAAAIEKCGTELLKPIKEALPEEVSYTAIKFALCKYKYNGL, via the coding sequence ATGAATGCATTAACTATTTTACAAAAATACTATGGCTATCGTTCTTTTAGAACGGGCCAGCAAGAACTTATAGATCATATTTTACAAGGAACTGACACCATTGGGATTTTGCCCACTGGCGGAGGGAAATCCTTGTGTTATCAGATACCAGCCTTACTCTTAGAAGGCATCACCCTTGTTATTTCTCCGCTTATTTCTCTGATGAAAGATCAAGTAGATACACTTAAAGAATATGGCATACAAGCAGAGCTTATAAACAGCAGCCTTAGTCATACGGAGTTTAGAGAAGTTATTCAAAATGCAAAACAAGGGGCTTATAAGCTGCTTTATATAGCACCTGAACGTCTAGAAACAGATAGTTTTATAGAACTTATGGAGCTTTTGCCTGTAAGTCTTGTGGCAGTAGATGAAGCACATTGCGTTTCTCAGTGGGGACATGACTTTAGACCGAGTTACAGACGTATTGCAAAGATGATACAGCTTCTGCCTAAAAGGCCTATTGTGGCAGCGTTTACGGCGACGGCTACTGAAATGGTTAAAGAAGATATTATCAATCTGCTTAATCTTAAAAAGCCTTTTGAGTTTATAGGCAGTTTTGACAGGCCTAATTTATACTTTGAAGTAAGAAAACCAAAAAGTAAGTTTGAAGATTTAAAAACTTATATCACTGAAAGCGCGGGGCAAAGTGGTATTATTTACTGCGCTACCCGAAAAACAGTCGATGAAGTATGTGGTAAATTAAATGCTGCAGGGGTACCAGCCACAAAGTATCATGCAGGACTTGGAGAAGGAGAACGTTCAGAAAATCAAGAAGAATTCTTGTATGATAGAGCGCCTATTATGGTAGCGACCAATGCCTTTGGCATGGGTATAGATAAACCTAATGTAAGATTTGTCGTGCACTATAATATGCCTAAAAACATGGAGAGCTACTACCAGGAGGCGGGAAGAGCAGGCCGGGATGGGGAAGAGGCTAAATGTATTTTACTCTTTAGTACTCAAGATATTATGACCAATAGGTTTCTTATAGAAAACGGAGGATTTGGTATAGATCATAGTGCAGAGTACCAAAAACTTAACGGGATGGTAGATTACTGTAACACAGAAGGCTGCCTTAGAAGTGCTATTCTCACATACTTTGGACAAGAAGCTATAGATGGAGGCTGTGATAACTGCGGAAGCTGTAATAATGAGACTGAGCAAACAGATATTACAATAGAAGCTCAAAAGATTATGAGCTGTACTAAAAGAATGAATGAGCAGTTTGGAAGTACGCTTGTTACAGATGTTTTAAAAGGTGCAAATACCCAGAAAATTAGGGATATGAGATTTAATCTGCTCCCCACCTATGGGATTATGAAAGATTACAGTAAGGAAACCATTAAGGAGATTATCTCTTTTTTGATTGCTGGAGGCTACTTGGCACTGGTTGGGGACCAATACCCTATTTTAAGACTGACACTTAAAAGCTATGAAGTCCTAAAAGGGCAGCAAAAAGTAGCCATAAGGAGAATTTTGACTCCTGAGCAGCCAGTTGTGCATGCTGAAACAAGCATTAAACAAGATTTATTTAATCGTTTAAGACAGGTAAGAGCACAGATTGCAAAAGAGCACCAAGTACAGCCTTTTATGATCTTTCCAGATACTACGCTTAAAGATATGTGCAAAAAGTATCCGAGTAACAAAGAAAAAATGCTCCAGGTAACAGGGGTTGGGGAGCACAAATTAGAAAAGTATGGTGATCTTTTTATAGAAGCTATTGTAAGTTATATGAGCGAAAACAATATCCTAGAGCAAGATATAGAGTCATTGGAGCAAGAGATAAGTAAAGCTTCTAAACAAACCACAAAAACCGGATCAAAAGATAGTCATAAGCAGACGTATACCCTCTATAAAGAAGGTATGAATATAAGTGAAATAGCTAAAGAAAGAAACCTAACACCTATGACGGTAGAAAATCACTTATTAAAGTGTTTTGAGGAAGGCCTTGACCTAGATTATGGTGAATTTATCCCAGCGCCTTATGAAGAGCAGATTGCAGCAGCTATAGAAAAGTGTGGTACAGAGCTTTTAAAACCCATTAAAGAAGCACTCCCAGAAGAAGTGAGCTATACAGCTATCAAGTTTGCGCTTTGTAAATACAAATATAATGGGTTATAA
- a CDS encoding FAD-dependent oxidoreductase: MRKFNLKLYLLIFLFTFVLIYPVYSKEPLIYDVLVIGGEPEGISAAVSASRRGAKVILLDTRAYVGGLYTSGMLSMLDMNYKASDTYQTVNEGFFKEFYDDVARDANIDIETTKAYFADLLEGESVTTELNASCISPIKNQSNAIIGATYVKDGLCKTIRAKVFIDASRDAEFARNAGVSYRVGRQELGVHNDYAAATLVFSVKGVDWDKVREHLNSDDSIYTGANRKAAWGYSNMLKYRALPKQFQLRGLNLSLQDDGSVVINALQVFHTDSLDHDSIQQNYKKAIKQLPRIVRLLRAHAVGFEEARLYRYADELYIREGVRIIGEYTLTGEDAFNNVDFENKIAYASYPIDLQATHKDSFGGCTLAAMNIYSIPITVMVPKIIDNLLVVGRSASFDPVVHGSARTVPAGMALGQAAGTLAAYSIQHSLLVRACSLDHNHVNNIQSMLIADGVKLDTVIKSSQPEKGSWAYPYMVGLRKKAFLSMEYKCKNNYRCNRLATFGTVSRILTLVSSHSHIKIRRIRPPKEPMAVLTPCKMVNVANDLLGTHYKTLSDLYNAKIIDEKTFKHLRHKSYLLNEDVYAMMYHIIWHAAFS, from the coding sequence ATGCGTAAATTCAATTTGAAGCTGTACCTTTTAATCTTTTTATTTACTTTTGTTTTAATCTATCCTGTTTATTCGAAAGAGCCTTTAATTTATGATGTTTTGGTAATCGGGGGTGAGCCCGAAGGGATAAGTGCCGCTGTAAGTGCCAGCCGAAGAGGGGCTAAGGTTATTTTACTTGATACAAGAGCTTATGTTGGAGGGCTCTATACTTCGGGTATGCTCAGTATGCTGGATATGAACTATAAGGCTTCAGATACTTATCAAACAGTCAATGAAGGCTTTTTCAAGGAGTTTTATGATGATGTTGCCAGAGATGCCAATATAGATATTGAAACCACCAAGGCATATTTTGCAGACTTACTAGAAGGCGAAAGTGTAACAACGGAGCTTAATGCTTCGTGTATTTCCCCCATAAAGAATCAAAGTAATGCAATCATTGGAGCAACTTATGTGAAAGATGGTCTATGTAAAACGATTCGTGCCAAGGTTTTTATAGATGCAAGCAGAGATGCCGAGTTTGCAAGGAATGCTGGCGTATCCTACAGAGTAGGACGACAAGAGTTGGGGGTGCATAATGACTATGCAGCAGCAACTCTTGTGTTTTCTGTAAAAGGAGTAGATTGGGATAAGGTTAGAGAGCATTTAAACAGCGACGACTCTATTTATACAGGAGCCAATAGAAAAGCAGCTTGGGGCTATTCCAATATGCTTAAGTATCGCGCCTTACCTAAACAATTTCAATTAAGAGGGCTTAATCTTTCACTACAGGATGACGGATCTGTAGTTATTAATGCGCTTCAAGTGTTTCATACCGACTCCTTGGACCATGATAGCATTCAACAGAATTATAAAAAGGCTATCAAACAGCTGCCACGTATTGTTAGACTATTGCGAGCTCATGCAGTTGGGTTTGAAGAGGCTAGATTGTATCGCTATGCAGATGAGTTATATATTCGTGAAGGTGTAAGAATTATTGGAGAGTATACTTTAACAGGGGAAGATGCTTTTAATAATGTTGACTTTGAAAACAAGATTGCTTATGCGAGCTACCCTATAGATTTGCAGGCTACACATAAAGACTCCTTTGGAGGATGTACTTTAGCTGCAATGAATATCTATTCAATTCCTATTACAGTTATGGTTCCTAAAATCATAGATAATCTCCTTGTAGTAGGCCGCTCAGCGAGTTTCGACCCCGTTGTTCATGGCAGTGCACGTACTGTGCCTGCAGGTATGGCCCTTGGCCAAGCTGCAGGCACTTTAGCAGCTTATAGTATCCAGCATTCTCTTCTTGTAAGGGCCTGTAGTCTAGATCATAACCACGTAAACAATATCCAATCCATGCTGATAGCAGATGGCGTTAAGTTGGATACAGTGATTAAATCTTCTCAGCCAGAAAAGGGCAGCTGGGCCTATCCATATATGGTAGGGCTTAGAAAAAAAGCCTTTTTATCTATGGAATATAAGTGTAAAAATAACTATAGATGTAACCGGCTAGCAACCTTTGGAACGGTATCACGTATACTGACACTGGTAAGTTCACATTCTCATATCAAGATCCGTAGGATACGTCCACCAAAGGAACCTATGGCTGTACTCACACCTTGTAAAATGGTTAATGTTGCAAATGATCTGCTGGGTACTCATTATAAAACACTCTCTGACTTATACAATGCAAAGATCATTGATGAAAAAACGTTTAAGCACCTGCGTCATAAGTCATATCTATTAAATGAGGATGTCTATGCTATGATGTATCATATTATCTGGCATGCGGCTTTCTCTTAA
- the folK gene encoding 2-amino-4-hydroxy-6-hydroxymethyldihydropteridine diphosphokinase, with protein MDKIYIQNLEVFAHHGVFEEEKRLGQKFLISMVLTLDLRSAALSGDLKQSVHYGELCEGVEAFFKETSYDLIETAAEKTAEFVLQKYPGLQSIKLTIKKPWAPILKSVDYVAVEITRGWHTAYIGLGSNIGDKEANLKEALKHLAHHPSIRGVRCSSFIETEPWGYLNQEKFLNAATELRTLLTPKELMGELLRIEQLLKRERTIKWGPRTIDLDLLLYDDLVTHEDYVTVPHPRIEERAFVLEPLCELAPMVIHPLLGTRLFQLLEALKK; from the coding sequence ATGGATAAAATTTATATACAAAACTTAGAAGTATTTGCGCATCATGGCGTATTCGAAGAGGAGAAAAGACTTGGACAAAAGTTTCTTATTTCAATGGTTCTTACACTTGATTTAAGGTCAGCAGCCCTGAGCGGAGATTTAAAGCAAAGTGTTCATTATGGAGAATTATGTGAAGGCGTAGAGGCGTTTTTTAAAGAAACGAGCTATGATCTTATTGAAACTGCAGCTGAAAAAACAGCTGAATTTGTTTTGCAGAAATATCCTGGTTTGCAGAGTATCAAGCTCACTATTAAAAAGCCTTGGGCACCTATTTTAAAGAGCGTAGACTACGTGGCAGTAGAAATCACTAGAGGGTGGCACACCGCCTATATTGGATTAGGTTCTAATATAGGGGATAAGGAAGCGAATTTAAAGGAAGCACTCAAACACCTTGCGCATCATCCAAGTATCAGAGGGGTAAGATGTTCCTCTTTTATAGAAACAGAGCCTTGGGGCTATCTTAATCAGGAGAAATTTTTAAATGCTGCCACAGAGCTACGTACCTTACTAACACCCAAAGAGCTGATGGGAGAGCTTCTAAGGATTGAGCAATTATTAAAGCGTGAACGTACCATTAAATGGGGGCCGCGTACAATTGATTTAGACCTCTTATTATATGATGATCTTGTGACACATGAGGACTACGTTACTGTACCGCATCCTAGAATAGAAGAAAGGGCCTTTGTGCTTGAGCCCCTATGTGAGCTTGCGCCTATGGTCATACATCCCCTTCTGGGAACAAGATTATTTCAGCTTCTTGAAGCGTTAAAAAAATAA
- the folP gene encoding dihydropteroate synthase, whose protein sequence is MLIGNKEFDLDRRTYIMGILNVTPDSFSDGGRFNTLDTAASRVDALLQEGADIIDIGGESTRPNHTPVEENEEIQRVVPIIKRIREKFDCPISIDTYKAKVAEKALLAGADIINDVWGFKKDNDLARVAAQFNVPCILMHNRQEANYKTFIEDMKADLMESIEIAYKAGVKKENIILDPGIGFAKTYEQNLQAMKELEQICNMGFPVLLGTSRKSMIGLTLDLPVGERLEGTIATTVMGIMKGCKFIRVHDVEANKRAAVMTDAMIRGVKSNG, encoded by the coding sequence ATGCTTATTGGGAATAAAGAATTTGATTTAGATAGAAGGACCTATATTATGGGGATTTTAAATGTTACCCCTGATTCTTTCTCAGATGGAGGAAGGTTTAATACTTTAGATACTGCTGCAAGTCGCGTGGATGCGTTGCTGCAAGAAGGTGCTGATATTATAGACATTGGCGGAGAATCTACAAGACCCAATCATACACCTGTAGAGGAAAATGAGGAAATACAAAGAGTTGTACCCATTATCAAAAGGATTAGAGAAAAATTTGACTGCCCCATATCTATTGATACATATAAAGCAAAGGTGGCCGAAAAGGCACTACTGGCAGGGGCTGATATTATCAATGATGTGTGGGGATTTAAAAAGGATAACGATCTGGCAAGAGTGGCGGCTCAGTTTAATGTGCCCTGTATTTTGATGCATAATAGACAAGAAGCAAACTATAAAACTTTTATAGAAGATATGAAGGCTGACCTTATGGAATCTATTGAGATAGCCTATAAGGCAGGTGTTAAAAAGGAAAATATTATTTTAGATCCAGGTATTGGCTTTGCAAAAACCTATGAGCAAAACTTACAGGCCATGAAAGAATTAGAACAGATCTGCAATATGGGATTTCCGGTGCTTTTGGGGACTTCGAGAAAATCTATGATTGGTTTAACCCTTGATCTGCCAGTTGGGGAGAGGTTAGAAGGTACAATTGCAACGACGGTTATGGGTATCATGAAGGGATGTAAGTTTATAAGAGTCCATGATGTGGAGGCTAATAAAAGAGCGGCAGTAATGACTGATGCTATGATAAGAGGGGTTAAGAGTAATGGATAA
- a CDS encoding HD domain-containing protein, translating to MERFNQLIKDEGYLSYLNKNSECEKTRIFCKHDYEHFWDVARIAYMLVLENRYPKVSKEIIYTCAFLHDIGRWQEYTLGIPHEQASWELARPLLEKYHFSTEEQQEISQGILGHRKGSEDILGELMYHSDKLSRRCYDCKAHSQCHWPIQNRNMTIIY from the coding sequence ATGGAACGCTTTAATCAGTTGATAAAAGATGAGGGATACTTATCTTATTTAAATAAAAATAGTGAGTGTGAAAAAACGCGGATATTTTGCAAACATGATTATGAGCATTTTTGGGATGTGGCAAGAATTGCTTATATGTTGGTTTTAGAAAATAGGTATCCAAAGGTTTCAAAAGAAATTATTTATACTTGTGCTTTCTTACACGATATTGGCAGGTGGCAGGAGTATACTTTGGGAATCCCTCATGAACAGGCCTCGTGGGAGCTGGCACGTCCGCTTCTAGAGAAATATCATTTTAGCACAGAAGAACAGCAAGAAATCTCACAAGGTATTTTAGGCCACCGCAAAGGATCTGAAGATATTTTAGGAGAACTTATGTATCACAGTGACAAGCTTTCACGCAGATGTTATGACTGCAAAGCCCATAGTCAGTGTCATTGGCCTATCCAAAATAGAAATATGACGATTATTTATTAA
- the pdxR gene encoding MocR-like pyridoxine biosynthesis transcription factor PdxR — translation MKIEPLNFDHTSTEPLYAQLFHHLKELIITNELSFGEKLPPIRTFAKALGVNSVTVINAYKQLEMSGYITSKVGSGFYISKQSTVKAPITATSLPLSSESFIDFSSASPHPSIFPTETFKQYLVEVIDRDKGFAFGYQESNGFLPLREVLTEFLKNTYNLKTSPLCIQIVSGAQQGIDIIAKSLLYAGDTVITENPTYNGALEVFKSRGCRTVPVTLGKEGINLIELEKKIKICKPKIVYVMPKYQNPTTICYSKETLLGLLSLSIKYNFFILEEDSMYELCYGSQNTPSLKALDQDDRVIYLKSFSKLLMPGLRMGFLIIPEKLLEDFTKTKATTDISSSGLMQRALELYFSKGKWHEHIHYMQEIYRGKYEYMLSKLESLKAYGIQFEKPDGGLCFWLRLPPSLSAEILYETCYKAGVLIMPSPIFFSHLDHLKDRYIRLSFAACNIDAIQQGIEILENCIKKLSDSSI, via the coding sequence ATGAAAATTGAACCTCTGAACTTTGATCATACAAGCACAGAACCCCTATATGCCCAGCTTTTTCATCACCTTAAAGAACTTATTATTACAAATGAGCTCTCTTTTGGTGAGAAGCTTCCACCTATTCGAACTTTTGCAAAGGCACTCGGAGTAAATAGTGTTACAGTCATTAATGCCTATAAGCAGTTAGAAATGTCTGGCTATATAACTTCTAAAGTCGGAAGCGGTTTTTATATTTCTAAACAATCAACTGTCAAAGCCCCCATTACAGCAACCAGTCTTCCTCTATCTTCTGAGTCTTTTATAGACTTTTCAAGCGCTTCTCCTCACCCTAGCATTTTTCCCACTGAGACCTTTAAACAGTACTTAGTAGAAGTCATAGACCGGGATAAGGGCTTTGCTTTTGGCTATCAGGAGAGTAATGGCTTTTTACCTCTTCGTGAGGTACTTACTGAGTTTTTAAAAAATACTTATAACCTGAAGACCTCTCCTTTATGCATTCAAATTGTATCTGGTGCACAGCAAGGTATTGATATTATTGCTAAGAGTTTATTGTACGCTGGCGATACTGTCATTACAGAAAACCCAACTTATAATGGTGCTCTTGAGGTCTTTAAATCCAGAGGCTGTCGCACTGTCCCTGTTACTCTCGGCAAAGAAGGTATTAACCTTATTGAACTTGAAAAGAAGATTAAAATCTGCAAGCCAAAAATAGTTTATGTCATGCCTAAATATCAAAATCCTACAACTATTTGTTATAGCAAGGAAACACTTTTAGGCCTTCTTAGTCTTTCTATTAAATATAACTTCTTTATCCTAGAAGAAGATTCTATGTACGAGCTCTGCTATGGCAGTCAAAACACCCCAAGTCTCAAAGCATTAGATCAGGATGATAGAGTGATCTATCTTAAGAGTTTTTCTAAACTCTTAATGCCAGGACTTCGTATGGGATTTTTAATTATTCCTGAGAAACTTTTAGAAGATTTTACTAAGACTAAAGCAACAACTGATATTTCTTCTTCGGGTCTTATGCAAAGAGCTTTAGAACTCTATTTTTCAAAGGGCAAATGGCATGAACATATTCATTATATGCAAGAAATCTATAGAGGTAAGTATGAATACATGCTGAGTAAACTTGAGTCCCTTAAGGCCTATGGTATTCAGTTTGAAAAACCAGATGGCGGACTATGTTTTTGGCTTCGTCTGCCGCCTTCTTTATCTGCTGAGATTTTATACGAAACATGTTATAAGGCTGGGGTTCTTATTATGCCGTCTCCCATTTTCTTTTCTCACCTTGATCACTTAAAAGACAGATATATCCGACTTAGTTTTGCCGCTTGTAATATTGATGCTATACAACAAGGTATAGAAATCTTAGAAAATTGTATAAAAAAACTATCTGACTCTTCTATTTAA
- a CDS encoding carbon starvation CstA family protein → MISFILSIIALILGYVFYGKVVEKIFGMDDGRATPATSMADGVDFVPVKTGNAFLIQFLNIAGLGPIFGAVAGAYWGPSAFLWIVLGSIFAGATHDYFAGMLSVRHSGETVGEIVGHYLGTSAKNVMRLFSVVLLILVGVVFVNGPADLLQNMTGIPKMGWVAIIIAYYLLATVLPIDKLITKVYPIFGASLLIMAVGIILGIFFKGYTIPEIQFTNLHPSGKGIFPYLFITIACGAISGFHATQSPIMARCISKESQGRKVFYGAMITEGVIALIWAAAAMAFFGTTKALSEAGAPAVVVNTISVSLLGGFGGILALLGVVACPITSGDTAFRSARLAIADALKFKQAKVSSRFVIAIPLFVIGVALCFIDFAIIWRYFAWANQTLAMVMLWAAASYLVQNKRFHYICSVPAAFMTAVTTTYIIVAPEGLKLSEGIGYPVGIITAVAAFVFFMYKAAKAKQTLINEKVENI, encoded by the coding sequence ATGATTTCTTTTATACTTTCGATTATTGCTCTCATCTTAGGTTATGTGTTTTATGGTAAGGTAGTAGAAAAAATATTTGGCATGGATGATGGCAGAGCGACACCGGCTACTTCAATGGCAGATGGGGTAGATTTTGTGCCAGTTAAAACTGGAAATGCGTTTCTCATTCAGTTCCTTAATATAGCGGGACTTGGGCCTATTTTTGGAGCTGTAGCTGGAGCTTATTGGGGGCCATCGGCTTTCTTGTGGATTGTACTAGGCTCAATATTTGCTGGGGCAACCCATGATTACTTTGCGGGTATGCTATCAGTGCGCCACAGTGGTGAAACGGTTGGAGAAATTGTAGGACATTATCTTGGTACATCAGCGAAAAATGTTATGCGTTTATTCTCTGTTGTGTTACTTATCCTAGTAGGGGTTGTTTTTGTCAACGGACCGGCAGATTTACTGCAAAATATGACAGGCATACCAAAAATGGGTTGGGTAGCAATCATTATAGCATATTATTTATTAGCTACAGTATTACCTATAGATAAACTTATTACGAAGGTTTATCCGATATTTGGAGCTTCTTTACTTATTATGGCAGTGGGGATTATTTTAGGGATATTCTTTAAAGGTTATACGATTCCTGAAATTCAGTTTACTAATTTACATCCATCAGGTAAGGGGATTTTCCCATATCTTTTTATCACCATTGCTTGCGGAGCTATTAGTGGGTTTCATGCAACACAATCACCTATAATGGCGCGTTGTATTTCTAAAGAAAGTCAAGGGCGTAAAGTATTCTATGGTGCTATGATTACAGAAGGCGTTATTGCCTTAATATGGGCAGCAGCAGCTATGGCATTCTTTGGTACGACTAAAGCGTTATCGGAAGCTGGAGCACCAGCGGTTGTAGTTAATACGATTTCAGTATCACTTCTAGGTGGGTTTGGGGGCATCTTAGCACTGCTTGGCGTTGTTGCCTGTCCTATAACATCTGGTGATACAGCATTTAGAAGTGCACGTCTTGCAATTGCAGATGCACTCAAATTTAAACAAGCAAAAGTTAGCAGCCGTTTCGTTATTGCTATACCACTTTTTGTAATAGGTGTTGCCTTATGCTTTATCGATTTTGCGATAATTTGGAGATACTTTGCTTGGGCTAACCAGACACTCGCAATGGTTATGTTATGGGCAGCTGCAAGTTATTTAGTACAAAATAAACGTTTTCATTATATTTGTTCAGTACCAGCAGCTTTTATGACAGCGGTTACTACGACTTATATCATCGTTGCACCAGAAGGGTTAAAGTTATCTGAAGGTATTGGTTATCCAGTAGGTATTATAACAGCGGTTGCAGCATTTGTATTCTTTATGTATAAAGCTGCAAAGGCAAAACAAACATTAATAAATGAAAAGGTTGAAAATATCTAA